In a genomic window of Xylophilus rhododendri:
- a CDS encoding OFA family MFS transporter gives MPGFLDKERTIAGPGFNRWLVPPAALAIHLCIGMAYGFAVFWLPLSKALATAGTGAVTCGPEVSFLAELFATDCDWRVATLGWMYTLFFVFLGCSAALWGGWLERAGPRKAGVVAAVCWCGGMLLSALGIHLHQFWLMILGSGVIGGIGLGLGYISPVSTLIKWFPDRRGMATGMAIMGFGGGAMIGSPLAVDLMKNFSTATDVGVMQTFVVMAIVYFVFMMAGALGYRVPPSGWKPAGWTAPAAQASNTMITQRHVHVKKVWGIPQFWLVWVVLCMNVSAGIGVIGMSSPMLQEVFGGSLIGVAKKFGELDKSELAAIAVVAGGFTALLSLFNIGGRFFWATISDKLGRRLTYVTFFVLGGLLYASIPGSASAGNKLLFVGAFCIILSMYGGGFATVPAYLADLFGTQFVGAIHGRLLTAWATAGILGPVVVNYMRQYQLGLGIPREQVYNQTMYILVGMLGVGLVANLLVRPVADKYFMSEAELAVEKQLAHEKAAAAEVGAGSGAGGPTSPALVGFAWLAVGIPLAWGVWRTLQSAAKFFN, from the coding sequence ATGCCCGGATTCCTGGACAAGGAACGCACCATCGCCGGCCCCGGCTTCAACCGCTGGCTGGTGCCGCCAGCAGCCCTCGCCATCCACCTCTGCATCGGCATGGCCTATGGCTTCGCGGTGTTCTGGCTGCCGCTGTCGAAGGCCCTGGCCACGGCCGGCACCGGCGCGGTGACCTGCGGGCCGGAGGTGAGTTTCCTCGCCGAGCTGTTCGCCACCGATTGCGACTGGCGTGTGGCCACCCTGGGCTGGATGTACACCCTGTTCTTCGTCTTCCTCGGCTGCTCGGCGGCCCTGTGGGGCGGCTGGCTGGAACGGGCCGGTCCGCGCAAGGCCGGCGTGGTGGCGGCGGTCTGCTGGTGCGGCGGCATGCTGCTGTCGGCGCTGGGCATCCACCTGCACCAGTTCTGGCTGATGATCCTGGGCTCCGGGGTGATAGGCGGCATCGGGCTGGGCCTGGGCTATATCTCGCCGGTGTCCACGCTGATCAAGTGGTTCCCCGACCGGCGCGGCATGGCCACCGGCATGGCCATCATGGGCTTCGGCGGCGGCGCGATGATCGGCTCGCCGCTGGCGGTCGACCTGATGAAGAACTTCTCCACGGCCACCGATGTGGGGGTGATGCAGACCTTCGTGGTCATGGCCATCGTCTACTTCGTCTTCATGATGGCCGGCGCGCTCGGCTACCGCGTGCCGCCCAGCGGCTGGAAGCCGGCCGGCTGGACGGCACCGGCCGCGCAGGCGTCCAACACCATGATCACCCAGCGCCATGTGCATGTGAAGAAGGTCTGGGGCATCCCCCAGTTCTGGCTGGTGTGGGTGGTGCTGTGCATGAACGTGAGCGCGGGCATCGGCGTGATCGGCATGTCTTCGCCGATGCTGCAGGAAGTCTTCGGCGGCAGCCTGATCGGCGTGGCCAAGAAGTTCGGCGAACTCGACAAGAGCGAGCTGGCGGCGATCGCCGTGGTGGCGGGCGGTTTCACCGCGCTGCTGTCGCTGTTCAACATCGGCGGGCGCTTCTTCTGGGCCACCATCTCCGACAAGCTCGGCCGACGGCTCACCTACGTGACCTTCTTCGTGCTGGGCGGCCTGCTCTACGCCAGCATTCCGGGCTCGGCATCGGCCGGCAACAAGCTGCTGTTCGTCGGTGCCTTCTGCATCATCCTGTCGATGTACGGCGGCGGTTTCGCCACGGTGCCGGCCTACCTGGCCGACCTGTTCGGCACCCAGTTCGTGGGCGCCATCCACGGCCGGCTGCTCACCGCCTGGGCGACCGCCGGCATCCTGGGCCCGGTGGTGGTGAACTACATGCGGCAGTACCAGCTGGGCCTGGGCATTCCGCGCGAACAGGTCTACAACCAGACCATGTACATCCTGGTGGGCATGCTCGGCGTCGGCCTGGTCGCCAACCTGCTGGTGCGCCCGGTGGCCGACAAATACTTCATGAGCGAGGCCGAACTGGCCGTCGAGAAGCAGTTGGCCCACGAGAAGGCCGCCGCCGCCGAGGTCGGCGCGGGCAGCGGCGCTGGCGGCCCGACCAGCCCGGCCCTGGTGGGATTCGCCTGGCTGGCGGTGGGGATACCGCTGGCCTGGGGCGTCTGGCGCACACTGCAGAGCGCTGCCAAGTTCTTCAACTGA
- a CDS encoding nuclear transport factor 2 family protein yields MNQALTQARLKTVRDHMALECVQDWDAVIATFEHPRYEMLGNGQVYDGEAEVRAYFDASRKAFPDQVNEIIALAADDGTNTVLVEFFLIGTHLGDFTVRGKVYPATGKGFKVRMAATFEFAPGSDKVICERPYTSPDLKLQQLGLL; encoded by the coding sequence CACCCAGGCCCGCCTGAAAACCGTCCGCGACCACATGGCACTCGAATGCGTGCAGGACTGGGATGCCGTCATCGCCACCTTCGAGCATCCGCGCTACGAGATGCTGGGCAACGGCCAGGTCTATGACGGCGAGGCCGAGGTGCGCGCCTATTTCGACGCCTCGCGCAAGGCCTTTCCCGACCAGGTCAACGAAATCATCGCGCTGGCCGCGGACGACGGCACGAACACGGTGCTGGTCGAGTTCTTCCTGATCGGCACCCACCTGGGCGACTTCACCGTGCGCGGCAAGGTCTACCCGGCCACCGGCAAGGGCTTCAAGGTGCGCATGGCCGCCACCTTCGAATTCGCGCCCGGCTCGGACAAGGTGATCTGCGAGCGACCCTACACCTCGCCGGACCTGAAGCTGCAGCAGCTCGGCCTGCTGTGA
- a CDS encoding 2,4'-dihydroxyacetophenone dioxygenase family protein — protein MNLPNTLPTSLTHQDSLLTVNIHDLTYVPGAAPGSEIVPLFLDRENGIWVLYGRFQPGTRLPKHFHTGTVHFFTTKGEWNYLEYPQNPQTEGSYLYEPAGSIHSFAVPDDAAGPAEGFMVVYGANINFDGEQFQNIRDAGAIEDGILAWFRERGLPVPPYISPKSADHKNRG, from the coding sequence ATGAACCTCCCGAATACGCTTCCCACCTCGCTCACCCACCAGGACAGCCTGCTGACGGTGAACATCCACGACCTGACCTATGTGCCGGGTGCCGCGCCGGGCTCGGAGATCGTGCCGCTGTTCCTGGACCGCGAGAACGGCATCTGGGTGCTGTACGGGCGCTTCCAGCCGGGTACCCGGCTGCCCAAGCATTTCCATACCGGCACGGTGCATTTCTTCACCACCAAGGGCGAGTGGAACTACCTGGAGTACCCGCAGAACCCGCAGACCGAAGGCAGCTACCTCTACGAGCCGGCCGGTTCCATTCACAGCTTCGCGGTGCCGGACGATGCCGCGGGGCCGGCCGAAGGCTTCATGGTGGTGTATGGCGCCAACATCAATTTCGACGGCGAGCAGTTCCAGAACATCCGCGATGCCGGCGCGATCGAGGACGGCATCCTGGCCTGGTTCCGCGAGCGCGGTCTGCCGGTGCCGCCCTATATCTCGCCGAAGTCGGCGGACCACAAGAACCGCGGCTGA
- a CDS encoding FdhF/YdeP family oxidoreductase has protein sequence MDEQKIEFYKGPAGGWGALKSVGRALQRQDIAIKGAKTLLSANQPDGFDCPGCAWPDRNHASTFEFCENGAKAVAAEATARRAGPELFARYSVAELAEQSDFWLEDQGRLTHPMVYDAATDHYLPIEWDAAFALIARHLNALPDPNQAVFYTSGRASNEAAFLYQLFVREYGTNNFPDCSNMCHEPSGSGMRPQIGVGKGTVSLEDFEHADAIFIFGQNPGTNHPRMLGELREAHKRGAKIVSFNPLRERGLERFQDPQSKMEMATMGSTPISTHYFQLQVGGDFAALKGMMKHLVEREDAGEQVLDHAFIAEHTSGIEALLADLRAESWEALVAESGLSEQQIRQAAEVYRQAERAIVCWGMGITQHQHSVATIQLIVDLLLLRGNIGRPGAGPCPVRGHSNVQGDRTMGIWEKPPAALLDQLEKIFGFKPPREHGWDVVQTIAAMRDGKGKVFFALGGNFASATPDTFETWKALRRCELTVHVTTKLNRSHLIHGREALILPCLGRTEIDMQAEGPQGVTVEDSMGMVHISKGINPPASEHLLSEPAIVARLAHATLGVRSRIDWLGAIENYDRVRELIEKVFVDFHDFNRRVAVPGGFRLRNTASERVWTTDTGRANFYAHRLPTDTPVHRARAKGLDTIVFKLGTTRSHDQYNTTIYGMDDRYRGVFGQRRVVFIHPDDIRSLGMRDGDWVDLQTVWDDGQERRAERFKLVPYDIPRGCLAAYYPETNPLVPLEAVALTAGTPTSKSIPVILVPHLAAAPAPSMPLFEGATA, from the coding sequence ATGGACGAACAGAAGATCGAGTTCTACAAGGGCCCCGCCGGTGGCTGGGGCGCCCTGAAGTCGGTCGGCCGTGCGCTGCAGCGGCAGGACATCGCGATCAAGGGCGCCAAGACCCTGCTGTCGGCCAACCAGCCCGACGGCTTCGACTGCCCCGGCTGTGCCTGGCCCGACCGCAACCACGCCTCCACCTTCGAGTTCTGCGAGAACGGCGCCAAGGCCGTGGCCGCCGAGGCCACCGCGCGCCGCGCCGGGCCGGAGCTGTTCGCCCGGTACAGCGTGGCCGAACTCGCCGAGCAGAGCGATTTCTGGCTGGAAGACCAGGGGCGGCTGACGCATCCCATGGTGTACGACGCGGCCACCGACCATTACCTGCCCATCGAGTGGGATGCCGCCTTCGCCCTGATCGCGCGCCATCTCAACGCGCTGCCCGATCCCAACCAGGCGGTCTTCTACACCTCGGGCCGGGCCAGCAACGAGGCAGCCTTCCTCTACCAGCTGTTCGTGCGCGAATACGGCACCAACAACTTCCCCGACTGCTCCAACATGTGCCACGAGCCCAGCGGCAGCGGCATGCGGCCGCAGATCGGCGTGGGCAAGGGCACGGTGTCGCTGGAGGATTTCGAGCACGCCGACGCCATCTTCATCTTCGGCCAGAACCCCGGCACCAACCATCCGCGCATGCTCGGCGAGCTGCGCGAGGCGCACAAGCGCGGCGCGAAGATCGTCAGCTTCAACCCCTTGCGCGAACGCGGCCTGGAGCGCTTCCAGGATCCGCAGAGCAAGATGGAGATGGCCACGATGGGCTCCACGCCCATCAGCACGCACTACTTCCAGCTGCAGGTGGGCGGCGACTTCGCGGCCCTCAAGGGGATGATGAAACACCTGGTCGAGCGCGAGGACGCGGGCGAGCAGGTGCTCGACCATGCCTTCATCGCCGAGCACACCAGCGGCATCGAGGCCCTGCTGGCCGACCTGCGCGCCGAGAGCTGGGAGGCCCTGGTGGCCGAGTCCGGCCTGAGCGAGCAGCAGATCCGCCAGGCCGCCGAGGTCTACCGCCAGGCCGAACGCGCCATTGTCTGCTGGGGCATGGGCATCACCCAGCACCAGCATTCGGTGGCGACCATCCAGCTGATCGTCGACCTGCTGCTGCTGCGCGGCAATATCGGCCGCCCGGGCGCCGGGCCTTGCCCGGTGCGCGGCCACAGCAATGTGCAGGGCGACCGCACCATGGGCATCTGGGAGAAGCCGCCGGCCGCGCTGCTCGACCAGCTGGAGAAGATCTTCGGCTTCAAGCCGCCGCGCGAGCACGGCTGGGACGTGGTGCAGACCATCGCCGCCATGCGTGACGGCAAGGGCAAGGTCTTCTTCGCGCTGGGCGGCAATTTCGCCTCGGCCACGCCGGACACCTTCGAGACCTGGAAGGCGCTGCGCAGGTGCGAGCTGACAGTGCATGTCACCACCAAACTCAACCGCAGCCATTTGATCCACGGCCGCGAGGCGCTGATCCTGCCCTGCCTGGGCCGCACCGAGATCGACATGCAGGCCGAGGGCCCGCAGGGCGTGACGGTGGAGGACTCCATGGGCATGGTGCACATCTCCAAGGGCATCAACCCGCCGGCATCGGAGCACCTGCTGTCCGAGCCCGCCATCGTCGCCCGCCTGGCCCATGCCACGCTGGGCGTGCGCAGCCGCATCGACTGGCTGGGGGCGATCGAGAACTACGACCGGGTGCGCGAGCTGATCGAGAAGGTCTTCGTCGACTTCCACGATTTCAACCGCCGCGTGGCGGTGCCCGGCGGCTTTCGCCTGCGCAACACGGCCAGCGAACGCGTCTGGACCACCGACACCGGCCGCGCCAACTTCTACGCTCACCGGCTGCCCACCGACACGCCGGTGCACCGGGCGCGCGCCAAGGGCCTGGACACCATCGTGTTCAAGCTCGGCACCACCCGTTCGCACGACCAGTACAACACCACCATCTACGGCATGGACGACCGCTACCGCGGCGTGTTCGGCCAGCGCCGGGTGGTCTTCATCCACCCCGATGACATCCGTTCGCTGGGCATGCGGGACGGCGACTGGGTGGACCTTCAGACCGTCTGGGACGACGGCCAGGAGCGCCGCGCCGAGCGCTTCAAGCTGGTGCCCTACGACATCCCGCGCGGCTGCCTGGCGGCCTATTACCCGGAGACCAATCCGCTGGTGCCGCTGGAGGCTGTGGCGCTGACGGCGGGCACGCCGACCTCCAAGTCGATCCCCGTGATCCTGGTGCCGCATCTGGCGGCGGCGCCCGCGCCGTCCATGCCCTTGTTCGAAGGCGCCACCGCTTGA
- the fdhD gene encoding formate dehydrogenase accessory sulfurtransferase FdhD: protein MPSDMNPPAIADDTPSLSSLLQVPVWRESRTAEAREDRDWLAAEVPVALVFNGISHAVMMATPQDLEDFALGFSLSEGILDAPADCRGIEMRQVALPAGSADDPEAPAIELHLDIANRAFMRLKERRRSLTGRTGCGVCGIDSLGALDLLPAPSSTALPAGIDVKTVLAAFDGLNALQQLNALAGSLHAAGWARPDGSLAEVLEDVGRHNALDKLLGRLARTGRLAEPGFVVMSSRGSYELVRKCTRLGVPALATISAPTTLAVRIAREGGLALWGLCRRDKAVRYA, encoded by the coding sequence ATGCCTTCCGATATGAACCCGCCCGCCATCGCCGACGACACCCCGAGCCTTTCCTCGCTGCTGCAGGTGCCGGTATGGCGCGAGAGCCGCACGGCCGAGGCGCGTGAAGACCGCGACTGGCTGGCCGCCGAGGTGCCTGTCGCGCTGGTCTTCAACGGCATCTCGCACGCGGTGATGATGGCCACGCCGCAGGACCTGGAAGACTTCGCCCTGGGTTTCTCGCTCAGCGAGGGCATCCTCGATGCGCCCGCGGACTGCCGGGGCATCGAGATGCGCCAGGTGGCCTTGCCCGCGGGCTCGGCGGACGATCCCGAAGCCCCGGCCATCGAGCTGCATCTGGACATCGCCAACCGCGCCTTCATGCGACTGAAGGAGCGCCGCCGCTCGCTCACCGGCCGCACCGGCTGCGGCGTCTGCGGCATCGACAGCCTGGGCGCGCTCGACCTGCTGCCGGCGCCGTCATCCACGGCCTTGCCCGCGGGCATCGATGTGAAGACCGTGCTGGCGGCTTTCGACGGGCTGAACGCCCTGCAGCAGCTCAACGCCCTGGCAGGCTCCCTGCATGCGGCCGGCTGGGCGCGGCCGGATGGCAGCCTGGCCGAGGTGCTGGAAGACGTGGGCCGGCACAACGCACTCGACAAGTTGCTGGGCCGGCTGGCGCGCACCGGGCGGCTGGCGGAGCCCGGCTTCGTCGTCATGTCCAGCCGCGGCAGCTACGAGCTGGTGCGCAAATGCACCCGCCTGGGGGTGCCGGCCCTGGCCACCATCTCGGCGCCGACCACGCTGGCGGTGCGCATCGCACGCGAGGGCGGGCTGGCGCTGTGGGGACTTTGCCGGCGGGACAAGGCCGTGCGTTACGCCTGA